In Streptomyces nodosus, one DNA window encodes the following:
- a CDS encoding TetR/AcrR family transcriptional regulator codes for MAAMTTGSVSRADVNRRRILEVALTELLRDPDASMDQIARAAGVVRRTVYGHFPSREALISTLVDGAVAAVAAAHRTGSEAAADPAEAVARSTLAVWEVADRYRILVALAQRSVTVQGIRDRLAPVRDACARTLAHGLEQGVFVSPLPPQVLAYLHEQMLFALMETVNEGLLGTREAGRSAAVTLLTTAGVPASRATALVAELTD; via the coding sequence ATGGCAGCCATGACCACGGGTAGTGTCAGCCGGGCCGACGTCAACCGCCGCCGCATCCTGGAGGTCGCGCTCACCGAACTGCTGCGCGACCCCGATGCCTCCATGGACCAGATCGCCCGGGCCGCCGGTGTCGTACGGCGCACCGTGTACGGGCACTTCCCGAGCCGTGAGGCACTGATCAGCACGCTGGTCGACGGAGCCGTGGCGGCGGTGGCCGCGGCGCACCGGACCGGCAGCGAGGCGGCGGCGGACCCGGCCGAGGCGGTGGCCCGCTCCACCCTGGCGGTGTGGGAGGTCGCCGACCGTTACCGGATCCTGGTCGCGCTGGCCCAGCGCAGCGTCACCGTGCAGGGCATCCGGGACCGTCTCGCACCGGTCAGGGACGCCTGCGCCCGGACCCTGGCGCACGGTCTGGAGCAGGGGGTGTTCGTCTCACCGCTGCCGCCCCAGGTGCTGGCGTATCTGCATGAGCAGATGCTGTTCGCGCTGATGGAGACGGTGAACGAGGGGCTGCTGGGAACGCGGGAGGCGGGTCGTTCCGCCGCGGTCACCCTGCTCACCACGGCGGGCGTACCCGCCTCCCGGGCCACCGCGCTGGTGGCCGAACTGACCGACTGA
- a CDS encoding MFS transporter has protein sequence MRLVMKEPVERMDRPYARRWWALLVLCLSLLIIVMANTALTVAAPDMTQDLGLSSADLQWVIDGYTVPYAALMLLFGAIGDKYSRRGALVLGLAVFGGGAVFGSLADSAATVIAARAVMGTGAALIMPATLSLLAATFPRAERAKAITLWTATAGLAIAAGPLVAGALLRDHGWSSTFLINVPIAVVALVASFVLVPPSRAAHHERIDHVGGLLSVVWVGALVYTIIEGPHFGWGVKAVTAAVVAGVGLVLFLLRELRHPRPVLDVRRFGDRRFAGSNLAVALFFLAVFGAFYYLTQHLQFVLGYDAMETGVRMLPLAGAVFVGSALTGYLTPRVGMKVTVTAGMVGGTAALALLTRVDSASSYGDFVLPLVILGLAIGLALSPCTDAIMGAFPESELGVGGAVNDTSLELGGSLGIAVLGSVLASSYSSRLADATAGAGLPGDALATAQDSVGAGYAVARGIGDKARQLAEQAAHTQDPRQAAPLKEQAEQLAHGARQMADAVGASFADAVAHTSLVGAVVLGVGTVLVAVLLPRGARPAEAEEPERKPEPVAAGTR, from the coding sequence ATGCGTCTCGTCATGAAGGAACCGGTCGAGAGGATGGACCGGCCCTACGCCCGGCGCTGGTGGGCACTGCTGGTGCTCTGCCTGAGCCTGCTGATCATCGTGATGGCGAACACCGCCCTCACCGTCGCCGCGCCCGACATGACGCAGGACCTCGGCCTGTCCAGCGCCGATCTGCAATGGGTCATCGACGGCTACACCGTCCCGTACGCGGCGCTGATGCTGCTGTTCGGAGCGATCGGCGACAAGTACAGCCGGCGCGGCGCACTGGTCCTCGGGCTCGCCGTCTTCGGGGGCGGGGCCGTCTTCGGCTCCCTCGCCGACAGCGCCGCCACGGTGATCGCGGCCCGCGCGGTCATGGGGACGGGCGCCGCGCTGATCATGCCCGCCACGCTCTCGCTGCTCGCCGCCACCTTCCCGCGCGCCGAGCGGGCCAAGGCGATCACCCTGTGGACCGCCACCGCCGGGCTCGCCATCGCGGCCGGACCGCTCGTCGCCGGGGCGCTGCTGAGGGACCACGGCTGGTCGTCCACGTTCCTGATCAATGTGCCGATCGCCGTGGTCGCGCTCGTCGCCTCCTTCGTCCTGGTGCCGCCCTCCCGGGCTGCGCACCACGAGCGGATCGACCATGTCGGCGGACTGCTCTCCGTGGTCTGGGTCGGCGCGCTGGTCTACACGATCATCGAGGGGCCGCACTTCGGCTGGGGCGTCAAGGCGGTCACTGCGGCGGTCGTCGCGGGCGTCGGGCTCGTGCTGTTCCTCCTCCGGGAGCTGCGCCATCCGCGTCCCGTGCTCGATGTGCGCCGCTTCGGGGACCGCCGCTTCGCGGGCTCCAACCTCGCCGTCGCGCTGTTCTTCCTGGCGGTCTTCGGCGCCTTCTACTACCTCACCCAGCATCTGCAGTTCGTGCTCGGCTACGACGCCATGGAGACCGGGGTGCGGATGCTGCCGCTGGCCGGCGCGGTGTTCGTGGGCTCGGCACTGACCGGATACCTCACCCCGCGGGTCGGGATGAAGGTCACGGTCACCGCGGGCATGGTGGGCGGCACGGCGGCGCTCGCGCTGCTCACCCGGGTGGACTCCGCGTCCTCGTACGGCGACTTCGTGCTGCCCCTGGTGATCCTGGGTCTGGCGATCGGTCTCGCGCTCTCGCCCTGCACGGACGCGATCATGGGGGCGTTCCCGGAGTCCGAGCTGGGCGTCGGCGGCGCGGTGAACGACACCTCCCTGGAGCTCGGCGGCTCCCTCGGCATCGCCGTCCTCGGATCCGTGCTGGCGAGCTCGTACTCCTCGCGGCTGGCGGACGCCACGGCGGGCGCCGGGCTGCCGGGGGACGCGCTGGCCACCGCGCAGGACTCGGTGGGAGCCGGGTACGCGGTGGCGCGGGGCATCGGCGACAAGGCCCGGCAGCTCGCCGAGCAGGCCGCGCACACCCAGGACCCCCGGCAGGCGGCCCCGCTGAAGGAGCAGGCCGAGCAGCTCGCGCACGGTGCCCGGCAGATGGCCGACGCGGTGGGCGCGTCCTTCGCGGACGCGGTCGCTCACACCAGCCTGGTCGGCGCGGTGGTCCTCGGCGTCGGCACGGTGCTGGTCGCGGTGCTGCTCCCGCGCGGGGCGCGCCCGGCCGAGGCCGAGGAGCCGGAGCGGAAGCCGGAGCCCGTAGCCGCCGGAACCCGCTGA
- a CDS encoding HelD family protein has protein sequence MRAGVELSNTEFPDDELRHEQEFIDGLYARVDALRGDTETSVADALAQGDTPMQARLERDILVAERSGLLAALNAVDGSLCFGRIDLASGQSHHIGRIGLRTEDAERTPVLIDWRADVARPFYLATGHTPMGLRRRRHIGTDGRRVTSLHDEILDLSDHERTGHEDPSGDAALLSSLTSARTGRMSDIVGTIQADQDRIIRAPHRGVLVVEGGPGTGKTAVALHRAAYLLYEHRELLARRAVLIVGPNPAFLGYIGEVLPSLGETGVLLATVGELFPGVRASEADTPWAAAVKGRAEMAEVLAAVVADRQALPDPVIAVEHDREVLMLDDGLVKVARERTRAAGLPHNAAREHFEGHVLNTLTDMVAERIGTDPYDGSNLLDASDITQIRDELADNPEVWSAIDQLWPRLTPERLVADFLAEPDGYLSEEDADAVRRPVTLAWTTADVPLLDEAAELLGDDERTVRARAERERETQVAYAQGVLDVSYASRTYEFEDKDDDDSEVLSAHDIIDAERFAERQEEADHRSAAERAAGDRTWAFGHIIVDEAQELSPMAWRLLMRRSPTRAMTLVGDPAQTAEAGGVGSWSGILAPYVEDRWEHTRLGVNYRTPSEIMDLAAAVVRAENPDFEPPSSVRSTGVRPWVRQVDDDLPGAVHRAVAELTPAEGRLAVIAPRELHRALAARLDEVEAGAEPDLTRTVVLLDPRQAKGLEFDSVLVVEPGKYGTSDVYVALTRATQRLGVLHTGKLPKALAPHA, from the coding sequence ATGCGGGCGGGAGTGGAATTGTCAAACACCGAATTTCCGGACGATGAATTGCGGCACGAGCAGGAATTCATCGACGGGCTGTATGCGCGGGTGGACGCGCTGCGCGGAGACACCGAGACCTCCGTCGCGGATGCGCTGGCGCAGGGCGACACGCCCATGCAGGCCCGGTTGGAGCGGGACATCCTCGTCGCCGAACGCTCGGGACTGCTGGCCGCGCTGAACGCGGTGGACGGGTCGCTCTGCTTCGGCCGGATCGACCTGGCCTCCGGGCAGAGCCACCACATCGGCCGTATCGGGCTGCGCACCGAGGACGCGGAGCGCACCCCGGTTCTGATCGACTGGCGGGCCGATGTCGCCCGTCCGTTCTATCTGGCCACCGGGCACACCCCGATGGGTCTGCGCAGACGCCGGCACATCGGCACCGACGGGCGCCGGGTGACCTCCCTGCACGACGAGATCCTCGACCTGAGCGACCATGAGCGCACCGGCCACGAGGACCCGAGCGGGGACGCCGCGCTGCTCTCCTCGCTCACCTCGGCCCGTACCGGCCGGATGAGCGACATCGTGGGGACCATCCAGGCCGACCAGGACCGCATCATCCGCGCGCCCCACCGGGGGGTGCTGGTGGTGGAGGGAGGTCCCGGCACCGGCAAGACGGCGGTCGCCCTGCACCGGGCGGCCTATCTCCTCTATGAACACCGTGAGCTGCTCGCCCGCCGTGCCGTCCTGATCGTCGGCCCGAACCCGGCGTTCCTCGGCTATATCGGCGAGGTGCTGCCCTCGCTGGGCGAGACCGGGGTGCTGCTGGCGACCGTCGGCGAACTGTTCCCGGGGGTGCGGGCGTCCGAGGCCGACACCCCGTGGGCCGCGGCCGTGAAGGGCCGCGCCGAGATGGCCGAGGTGCTTGCCGCCGTCGTGGCCGACCGTCAGGCGCTGCCCGACCCGGTGATCGCCGTCGAGCACGACCGGGAGGTCCTGATGCTCGACGACGGACTGGTGAAGGTCGCACGGGAGCGCACCCGTGCGGCGGGGCTGCCGCACAACGCGGCCCGCGAGCACTTCGAGGGCCATGTCCTCAACACGCTCACCGACATGGTCGCCGAACGCATCGGAACGGACCCCTACGACGGCTCCAACCTCCTGGACGCCAGTGACATCACCCAGATCCGCGACGAGCTGGCGGACAACCCCGAGGTCTGGTCGGCGATCGACCAGCTGTGGCCGCGGCTGACCCCCGAGCGGTTGGTCGCGGACTTCCTCGCCGAGCCGGACGGATATCTGTCCGAGGAGGACGCGGACGCCGTACGGCGTCCGGTGACCCTCGCCTGGACCACCGCCGATGTGCCGCTGCTGGACGAGGCGGCCGAACTGCTCGGCGATGACGAGCGGACGGTCAGGGCACGTGCCGAGCGGGAGCGGGAGACCCAGGTCGCCTACGCACAGGGCGTGCTGGACGTGTCGTACGCGTCGCGGACCTATGAGTTCGAGGACAAGGACGACGACGACTCCGAGGTCCTGTCCGCACACGACATCATCGACGCGGAGCGGTTCGCCGAGCGGCAGGAGGAGGCGGACCACCGCAGTGCCGCCGAGCGCGCCGCGGGTGACCGCACCTGGGCGTTCGGGCACATCATCGTCGACGAGGCGCAGGAACTCTCGCCGATGGCGTGGCGGCTGCTGATGCGGCGCAGCCCGACCCGCGCGATGACGCTGGTCGGGGACCCGGCGCAGACGGCCGAGGCCGGCGGCGTCGGCTCCTGGTCGGGGATCCTGGCGCCGTATGTCGAGGACCGCTGGGAGCACACCCGCCTCGGTGTCAACTACCGCACCCCGTCCGAGATCATGGACCTGGCGGCGGCGGTCGTCCGGGCCGAGAACCCGGACTTCGAGCCGCCGAGTTCGGTGCGCTCCACGGGGGTACGGCCCTGGGTGCGCCAGGTGGACGACGATCTGCCGGGCGCGGTGCACCGGGCGGTCGCCGAACTGACCCCCGCCGAGGGCCGGCTGGCGGTGATCGCCCCGCGCGAGCTGCACCGGGCGCTGGCGGCCCGGCTGGACGAGGTCGAGGCCGGGGCCGAACCCGATCTGACCCGGACCGTCGTGCTGCTCGACCCCCGCCAGGCCAAGGGCCTGGAGTTCGACTCCGTACTGGTCGTGGAGCCCGGAAAGTACGGCACCAGCGACGTCTATGTGGCGCTGACGCGTGCGACGCAGCGGCTGGGGGTGCTGCACACCGGAAAGCTGCCGAAAGCGCTGGCACCGCACGCCTGA
- a CDS encoding thioredoxin family protein, with protein MSGTTDVAEVTDGNFEAEVIGAELPVLVEFTADWCPPCRQMGPVLGALAAEQAGRLKVVQLDVDTNPATTNAYKVLSMPTFLVFRDGEPVKAMVGARPKRRLLEELSDVL; from the coding sequence ATGAGCGGGACGACGGATGTGGCCGAGGTGACCGACGGGAACTTCGAGGCGGAGGTGATCGGGGCGGAGCTGCCCGTGCTGGTGGAGTTCACCGCCGACTGGTGTCCGCCGTGCCGGCAGATGGGGCCGGTGCTCGGGGCACTCGCCGCCGAGCAGGCGGGCCGGCTCAAGGTGGTTCAGCTGGATGTGGACACCAATCCGGCGACGACCAATGCCTACAAGGTGCTGTCGATGCCGACCTTCCTGGTCTTCCGCGACGGTGAGCCGGTGAAGGCGATGGTGGGGGCGCGGCCCAAGCGGCGGCTGCTCGAGGAGCTCTCCGACGTGCTCTGA
- the glgB gene encoding 1,4-alpha-glucan branching enzyme, which yields MTARPSSDDSAHQHDDGPATAGNREQKAVREPAGPSPAVGADDRERLLTGTHHDPHTVLGAHPVPDGVAFRAFRPYALSVTVVAGPLRAELRHDSDGFFSGLLPLREVPEYRLLVAYEGTVQDTEDAYGFLPTLGAFDLHLIAEGRHEQLWKVLGAHPMTHQGATGTRFSVWAPNARGVRLAGGFNFWDGRTYPMRSLGSSGVWELFVPGLGPGTLYKFEITRPDGTHTLRADPMARRTEVPPATASIVTESAYAWRDTEWMSGRGDVAVCRAPLSVYEVHLPSWRPGLTYRQLAEQLPGYVRDLGFTHVELMPLAEHPFGGSWGYQVTGFYAPTARLGTPDDFRFLVDALHRAGIGVLLDWVPAHFPRDDWALAQFDGRPLYEHQDPQRAAHPDWGTLEFDLGRREVRNFLIANALYWCEEFHLDGLRVDAVASMLYLDYSRTPGRWTPNIHGGNENLDAVAFLQDLNATLHRRHPDVITLAEESTAWNGVTRPTHHGGLGFDLKWNMGWMHDSLTYLAHNPVHRRHHHHRMTFSLTYAHTEHYILPLSHDEVVHGKRSLVSKMPGDWWQQRADHRAYLAYMWAHPGKQLLFMGQEFAQATEWSHTHGPDWWLLDPAHPAEPDHRGIRDLVRDLNTHYRHTPALWQNDTDPTGFHWITADAADDNVLAFLRHDTHGTPLLAVSHFSPAVRHDYRLGVPDHHHTWHETLNTDHTRYGGSNIHNPEPLTPEPTPCHGHTTSIRLTLPPLATLWLRPD from the coding sequence GTGACCGCCCGCCCTTCGTCCGACGACAGCGCGCACCAGCACGACGACGGTCCGGCAACCGCCGGGAACCGGGAGCAGAAGGCCGTGCGCGAGCCGGCGGGCCCCTCCCCCGCCGTCGGCGCCGACGACCGGGAGCGGCTGCTGACGGGCACCCACCATGACCCTCATACGGTGCTCGGCGCCCACCCGGTGCCCGACGGGGTGGCCTTCCGGGCCTTCCGGCCGTACGCGCTGTCCGTCACCGTCGTCGCCGGGCCCCTGCGGGCCGAGCTGCGTCATGACAGTGACGGCTTCTTCTCGGGGCTGCTGCCGCTGCGCGAGGTCCCCGAGTACCGGCTTCTGGTGGCCTACGAAGGAACCGTCCAGGACACCGAGGACGCCTACGGTTTTCTGCCCACGCTCGGCGCGTTCGATCTGCATCTGATCGCCGAGGGACGCCACGAGCAGCTGTGGAAGGTGCTCGGCGCCCACCCGATGACCCACCAGGGGGCGACCGGCACCCGTTTCTCGGTATGGGCGCCGAACGCACGGGGCGTGCGCCTGGCCGGAGGCTTCAACTTCTGGGACGGTCGTACGTATCCGATGCGTTCGCTGGGTTCCAGCGGGGTGTGGGAGCTGTTCGTGCCCGGGCTGGGGCCCGGCACGCTCTACAAGTTCGAGATCACCCGCCCCGACGGCACCCACACCCTGCGGGCGGACCCGATGGCGCGCCGTACCGAGGTTCCGCCGGCGACCGCGTCGATCGTCACGGAGTCGGCCTACGCCTGGCGCGATACGGAATGGATGAGCGGGCGTGGTGATGTTGCGGTGTGTCGGGCGCCGTTGTCGGTGTACGAGGTGCATCTGCCGTCCTGGCGGCCGGGGCTGACCTACCGGCAGCTGGCGGAGCAGCTGCCCGGGTATGTGAGGGATCTGGGGTTCACCCATGTGGAGCTGATGCCGCTGGCGGAGCATCCCTTCGGCGGGTCGTGGGGCTATCAGGTCACCGGGTTCTATGCGCCCACCGCGCGGCTGGGCACTCCCGACGACTTCCGGTTCCTGGTCGACGCGCTGCACCGGGCGGGGATCGGGGTGCTGCTGGACTGGGTGCCGGCCCACTTCCCCCGCGACGACTGGGCACTGGCCCAGTTCGACGGGCGCCCCCTGTACGAGCACCAGGACCCCCAACGCGCCGCCCACCCCGACTGGGGCACCCTGGAATTCGACCTGGGCCGCCGTGAGGTCCGCAACTTCCTGATCGCCAACGCCCTGTACTGGTGCGAGGAGTTCCACCTCGACGGCCTGCGCGTCGACGCCGTCGCCTCCATGCTCTACCTCGACTACTCACGCACCCCGGGCCGGTGGACCCCCAACATTCACGGCGGCAACGAGAACCTCGACGCCGTCGCCTTCCTCCAGGACCTGAACGCCACCCTCCACCGCCGCCACCCCGACGTCATCACCCTCGCCGAGGAATCCACCGCCTGGAACGGCGTCACCCGCCCCACCCACCACGGCGGCCTCGGCTTCGACCTCAAATGGAACATGGGCTGGATGCACGACTCCCTCACCTACCTGGCCCACAACCCCGTGCACCGCCGCCACCACCATCACCGGATGACCTTCTCCCTGACCTACGCCCACACCGAGCACTACATCCTGCCGCTCTCCCACGACGAAGTCGTCCACGGCAAACGGTCCCTGGTCTCCAAGATGCCCGGCGACTGGTGGCAGCAACGCGCCGACCACCGCGCCTACCTCGCCTACATGTGGGCCCACCCCGGCAAACAACTCCTCTTCATGGGACAGGAGTTCGCCCAGGCAACCGAATGGTCCCACACCCACGGCCCCGACTGGTGGCTCCTCGACCCCGCCCACCCCGCCGAACCCGACCACCGCGGCATCCGCGACCTCGTCCGCGACCTCAACACCCACTACCGCCACACCCCCGCCCTGTGGCAGAACGACACCGACCCCACCGGCTTCCACTGGATCACCGCCGACGCCGCCGACGACAACGTCCTCGCCTTCCTCCGCCACGACACCCACGGCACACCCCTCCTCGCCGTCTCCCACTTCTCCCCCGCCGTCCGCCACGACTACCGCCTCGGCGTCCCCGACCACCACCACACCTGGCACGAAACCCTCAACACCGACCACACCCGATACGGCGGCAGCAACATCCACAACCCCGAACCACTCACACCCGAACCCACCCCCTGCCACGGCCACACCACAAGCATCCGCCTGACCCTGCCACCCCTCGCCACCCTCTGGCTCCGCCCGGACTGA
- a CDS encoding sensor histidine kinase: protein MPMPRLPGPRSLAGQLFAMQAVLIAVIVTGYALFTYVSDHRQAGQAAGRQAMAVARSIADAPSVRQAVATADPTARLQPYALRVQRDTGVDFVTIMNPEGIRWTHPDTGQIGRRFLGHIARAQAGESFTETYTGTLGPSVRAVTPIEDDGEIIGLVSAGIRVEAISERLQDQVTALLGVAGGALVLGAIGTYVINARLRRSTHGMNATELSRMHDYHQAALHAVREGLLMLDGGFRVALINDGGRELLGVSGEVVGRSVADLGLPGPLTGALLSSASRVDEVHLTGTRVLVVNTSPVSGGERRGAVVTLRDVTELQSLTGELDSERGFTQALRSQAHEAANRLHTVVSLIELGRTDEAVDFATAELELAQALTDQVVAAVDEPVLAALLLGKAAQANERGVEFVVAEDSRIDDRLLPPSLPARDLVTILGNLIDNAMDAAAGGPAGARVTVTAYTDDADGADDTNGSGLVLRVADTGAGVDPAHAEAVFERGWSTKSTTAPGGRGLGLALVRQTVRRHRGTLTVSEAAGGGAEFEARVPLPTVDAAAPAEPTSPGAESRSVRG from the coding sequence ATGCCCATGCCCCGTCTTCCCGGACCCCGCAGCCTGGCCGGCCAGCTCTTCGCGATGCAGGCCGTGCTGATCGCGGTGATCGTCACCGGGTACGCGCTGTTCACCTATGTCAGCGATCACCGCCAGGCCGGGCAGGCGGCCGGCCGCCAGGCCATGGCGGTGGCCCGCTCGATCGCGGACGCGCCCTCGGTGCGGCAGGCCGTCGCCACCGCCGATCCGACGGCGCGGCTCCAGCCCTACGCCCTCCGGGTGCAGCGGGACACCGGCGTGGACTTCGTCACGATCATGAACCCGGAGGGGATCCGCTGGACCCATCCCGACACCGGCCAGATCGGCAGGCGTTTCCTCGGCCATATCGCCCGCGCCCAGGCCGGCGAGTCCTTCACCGAGACCTACACCGGCACCCTCGGCCCGTCCGTCCGCGCCGTCACCCCCATCGAGGACGACGGCGAGATCATCGGGCTGGTGAGCGCGGGCATACGGGTCGAGGCCATCAGCGAGCGGCTCCAGGACCAGGTGACCGCGCTGCTCGGGGTGGCCGGCGGCGCGCTGGTGCTGGGCGCGATCGGCACCTATGTGATCAACGCCCGGCTGCGCCGCTCCACCCACGGGATGAACGCCACCGAGCTGAGCCGGATGCACGACTACCACCAGGCCGCACTGCACGCCGTGCGCGAGGGTCTGCTGATGCTGGACGGCGGGTTCCGGGTGGCGCTGATCAACGACGGCGGCCGGGAGCTGCTCGGGGTGAGCGGAGAGGTGGTGGGCCGCTCGGTGGCGGACCTGGGTCTGCCGGGCCCGCTGACGGGTGCGCTGCTGTCCTCCGCGTCACGGGTGGACGAGGTCCATCTGACGGGGACCCGCGTCCTGGTGGTGAACACCTCCCCGGTCTCCGGCGGCGAACGCCGGGGCGCCGTGGTCACCCTCCGCGATGTGACCGAACTCCAGTCCCTGACGGGCGAGCTGGACTCGGAGCGCGGCTTCACCCAGGCGCTGCGCTCCCAGGCCCATGAGGCGGCGAACCGGCTGCACACGGTGGTCTCGCTGATCGAACTGGGCCGCACGGACGAGGCCGTCGACTTCGCCACGGCCGAACTGGAACTGGCGCAGGCCCTGACGGACCAGGTGGTCGCGGCGGTCGACGAGCCGGTGCTCGCGGCCCTGTTGCTCGGCAAGGCGGCCCAGGCCAACGAGCGGGGCGTGGAGTTCGTGGTGGCGGAGGACAGCCGTATCGACGACCGGCTGCTGCCGCCCTCGCTACCGGCCCGCGATCTGGTGACGATCCTGGGCAATCTGATCGACAATGCGATGGACGCCGCGGCGGGGGGCCCGGCGGGCGCACGGGTGACGGTGACCGCGTACACCGACGACGCTGACGGCGCCGACGACACGAACGGCTCGGGCCTGGTGCTGCGGGTCGCCGACACGGGGGCGGGTGTGGATCCGGCGCACGCCGAGGCGGTGTTCGAACGGGGGTGGTCGACCAAGTCCACGACCGCTCCCGGCGGCCGGGGTCTCGGCCTCGCCCTGGTCCGTCAGACGGTACGGCGTCACCGGGGCACCCTGACCGTGTCGGAGGCGGCCGGGGGCGGGGCGGAATTCGAGGCGAGAGTGCCGTTGCCTACCGTGGACGCTGCCGCTCC
- a CDS encoding MerR family transcriptional regulator: MRIGELAARAGTTTRTLRYYESRGLLPARRTGNGHRTYDERDLRLLRQIRTLQDFGFELEETRPFVECLRAGHPQGDSCPASLAVYRRKLDELDALIGELQQVRARVGDQLARAEQARESLAAEAMVPGGPEPVCELGGQQ; this comes from the coding sequence ATGCGCATCGGCGAGCTGGCGGCGCGGGCCGGAACCACCACCCGGACGCTGCGGTACTACGAATCTCGGGGGCTGCTGCCCGCGCGGCGCACCGGCAACGGGCACCGCACCTACGACGAGCGTGATCTGCGGCTGCTGCGGCAGATCCGCACGCTGCAGGACTTCGGGTTCGAGCTGGAGGAGACCCGGCCCTTCGTGGAGTGTCTGCGGGCCGGGCATCCGCAGGGCGACTCCTGCCCGGCGTCGCTCGCGGTCTACCGGCGCAAGCTGGACGAGCTCGACGCGCTGATCGGCGAGCTGCAGCAGGTGCGCGCCCGGGTAGGTGACCAGCTGGCGAGGGCGGAGCAGGCACGGGAGTCGCTGGCGGCCGAGGCGATGGTTCCGGGCGGTCCGGAACCGGTGTGCGAACTGGGAGGGCAGCAGTGA
- a CDS encoding cation:dicarboxylate symporter family transporter, with translation MAGTSPAASAAPAVKRDRTHYLYIAVIAAVVLGIAVGLLAPDVAIEFKPLGTGFVNLIKMMISPIIFCTIVLGIGSVRKAAKVGAVGGIALGYFLVMSLVALAIGLVVGNVLHPGDGLHLTDAIKQTGQAQVSSDALPPVDFVLSIIPTTFVSAFTEGQVLQTLLVALLAGFALQAMGSAGAPVLRGIEHIQRLVFRVLAMVMWAAPVGAFGAIAAVVGSAGLDALKSLAVLMLGFYVTCVLFLFVVLGTLLRVVAGVNVLALFKYLGREFLLILSTSSSESALPRLIAKMEHLGVSKPVVGITVPTGYSFNLDGTMIYMTMASLYIADALGTPMSVGEQIPLLLFLLVASKGAAGVSGAGLATLAGGLQSHKPALVDGVGLIVGIDRFMSEARALTNFGGNAVATVLVGTWTKEIDKERVQEVLSGRLPFDETTLLDEHAPADPSGQGGEKELAHA, from the coding sequence GTGGCCGGCACATCCCCGGCGGCATCCGCCGCACCGGCGGTCAAGCGGGACCGTACGCACTATCTCTACATCGCGGTGATCGCCGCGGTGGTGCTGGGCATAGCCGTGGGTCTGCTCGCACCCGATGTCGCGATCGAGTTCAAGCCGCTCGGCACGGGCTTTGTGAACCTGATCAAGATGATGATCTCGCCGATCATCTTCTGCACGATCGTGCTGGGCATCGGCTCGGTGCGCAAGGCCGCCAAGGTGGGCGCGGTCGGCGGTATCGCACTCGGCTACTTCCTGGTGATGTCCCTGGTCGCGCTGGCCATCGGTCTGGTCGTCGGCAATGTGCTGCACCCCGGTGACGGCCTCCATCTGACGGACGCGATCAAGCAGACGGGCCAGGCCCAGGTGTCGTCCGACGCGCTGCCGCCGGTCGACTTCGTGCTCTCGATCATTCCGACGACCTTTGTCTCCGCCTTCACCGAGGGCCAGGTCCTGCAGACCCTGCTGGTCGCGCTGCTCGCCGGCTTCGCGCTGCAGGCCATGGGCTCGGCCGGCGCCCCGGTGCTGCGCGGCATCGAGCACATCCAGCGGCTGGTCTTCCGGGTCCTCGCCATGGTGATGTGGGCCGCCCCGGTCGGTGCCTTCGGTGCGATCGCCGCCGTGGTGGGCTCGGCGGGACTGGACGCGCTCAAGAGCCTGGCCGTGCTGATGCTCGGCTTCTATGTGACCTGTGTGCTGTTCCTGTTCGTGGTGCTCGGAACGCTGCTGAGGGTCGTCGCGGGCGTCAATGTGCTGGCGCTGTTCAAGTATCTGGGCCGTGAGTTCCTGCTGATCCTGTCGACCTCCTCGTCCGAGTCCGCGCTGCCGCGGCTCATCGCGAAGATGGAGCACCTGGGCGTCAGCAAGCCGGTGGTCGGCATCACCGTCCCGACCGGCTACTCCTTCAACCTCGACGGCACCATGATCTATATGACCATGGCCTCGCTCTACATCGCCGATGCGCTGGGCACACCGATGTCCGTCGGCGAGCAGATCCCGCTGCTGCTCTTCCTGCTGGTCGCCTCCAAGGGTGCGGCGGGTGTCAGCGGCGCCGGTCTCGCCACGCTGGCCGGCGGTCTGCAGTCGCACAAGCCCGCACTGGTCGACGGCGTCGGCCTGATCGTCGGCATCGACCGCTTCATGAGCGAGGCCCGCGCCCTGACCAACTTCGGCGGCAACGCCGTCGCCACCGTGCTGGTCGGCACCTGGACGAAGGAGATCGACAAGGAGCGCGTCCAGGAGGTGCTCTCGGGCCGGCTGCCCTTCGACGAGACCACGCTGCTGGACGAGCACGCCCCGGCCGATCCGTCCGGGCAGGGCGGAGAGAAGGAACTGGCCCACGCCTGA